The sequence AGGCCAGCTGGAAAGCGGTCTCGCTCACCCGCGGCGAAGCCGAGCGCCAGCGCGACCGGGACGGCCAGGGCTCGATCTTGACCACCACGCAGGTGAGATCGTCGGTGAAGGTGGTGGCATCGGAGAAGGCTGCCACCTCGTCGCGGATCCGCTCGATCAAGTCGGCGGGGTCCAGCTCGCCGTGGCGCGCCACCAGTTCCGCCAACCGCCCGGCTTCGAAAAAGTCGCCGGCGTGGTTCTGCGCCTCGGTCAGCCCGTCGGAATAGAACACGAACACGTCACCCAGATCGAAGGGCCTTGCCACCTGCCGGTAGATTTCCTGCTCGGTGAAACCTAAGGGCAGGTTCTCGCCCTGCAGGGTTTCGACCACCCGGGTCTGCGCCCGGAAGTGGAGGGTCTTGGGGTGGCCGCAATCGACGAAGGTCACAAAATGGCGGTCGAGATCGAAACGGGCGTAGCACAGGGTGGCAAAGCTTTCCAGACGGATGAATTGGGGCGTCATCTCGGCGTGGACTAGGCTCACGATTTCTTCTGGCTCGGGCAGCCGGTCCCGCTCCAGCGACACCATGAGCCGGCCGAGGGCGCGGGCGAAGCTGTACTTGATGCCGGCCCCCAGGAGGGCCGCGGGGACACCCTTGCCCATCACGTCTCCGACCAGGATGTCGAGGCAGCGGTGATGGTGGAGATAGAAATCGTAAAAATCCCCGTCGATGTGCTCCGAGGGCAGGGTGCAGGCTGCCACCCGCAGGCCCGGCGGAATATGGGGCGGATAGCCTTGCAACAGGGCCTTTTGGATGCGGGCGCCGGTTTCCATCTCCCGCAGGTGGGCCTGTTTCAATTCCTCCAGGGAACGGAACAGGGCCGATTCCAGCTCCACCACCCGCTGCCCGGCCCGCACCCGGACCCTCAGCTCCTCGGGATCGAAGGGCTTGGTGATGAAGTCGTCGGCCCCGGCTTCCATGGCCGCCACCAGGTCGCGCTTCTCGAACTTGACCGTCACCAGGATGGTGTAGACGTAACCCCGGGACGGGTGGGCCCGGATGCGGCGGATCAAATCCAGGCCGTCCATTTCCGGCATCAGCCAGTCGCTGATCACGATGGCGAAGTCATCCGCCTCGAAGCGGCGCCAAGCCTCGGCGCCGTCGGCGGCCGCCACCACCTGGAAGCCGAGGCGCTCCAGATAGCGTTGCAGCAGATGCCGGGATACGGCTTCGTCTTCGGCGATCAGGATCTTCATTGCTGGGCAAGCGGTACCTTTTCGGCGCGGCGGAAGGTAGTCAAATCCGCCTCGAGCCGGTGGATGTTCTCGACCAGTTCGCGGAACACCGGTTCGGCCTGGGTAAAATTCCCCTCCTTACCCATCCGCTCCAGGCGCACCGCCAGATCGAAGGCCGGTTTGGCGGCGAAATTGCCCACCGACCCCTTGAGGGCATGGGCGGCGCGCTCCAGCCCCCGGGCATCGCGGCGCCGGATCGCCTCCTCCAGGTTCGCCAGAAGTCCCGGCGTCTGTTCGAGGAACAGCGCCACGATGTCCTGCAGCAGGGTTTCGTCGCCCTCCACCCGGGCCAGGGCGGCATCGCGGTCGAAGGCCGGCGCCTCAGTGGCTTCCGCGGCCGGGGGCTGCGGGCGGGCGGCTGGCAGGGTTTCCAGCAGCTCGAACAGCTGGCGGGCCTGCAGGGGTTTGGAGATGTAAGCATCCATGCCAGCGGCCAGGCAGCGCTCCCGGTCGCCCTTCATGGCATGGGCGGTCATGGCGATGATGGGCACGTGGGTGTGGGTCTTCTTCTCCTGCTCCCGGATCACGGCGGTGGCTTCGAAGCCGTCCATCTCCGGCATTTGCACGTCCATCAGGATGAGGTCGAAGGGCGCTCCGGCCCAAGCCGCCAGCGCCTCCTTGCCGTCCTGGGCCAGGACCACGCTGTGGCCGCGTTTCTCCAGCAGCCGCACCACCAGCCGCTGGTTGACCGGGTTGTCTTCGGCCAACAGCACCCGCAGTGGCCGGTGGCGGGGCAGGGCCGGCCCCGCCGGGCGGGCCGGCGGGGCACTGTCGCGGACGCGCTGCAGGCTGGCCAGGATGGTTTCCAGCAGGTCCGAGTGGCGCACCGGCTTCATCAGATAGGCGGCGATCCCCAGCTCCCGGCAGCGGGCCGCCTCGCCGGGCTGGGCCGCCGAGGACAGCATCATGATGGTGGCCCGGGCCAGCTCCGGATGCTCCTTGATGCGGGCCGCCAGCTCGAAGCCGTCCATCTCCGGCATCATGGCATCCAACAGCACCAACGGCAGCGGCGCGCCGCCGGCCGCCAGCCGCTCCAGCTCGCTCAGGGCGGCTTTGCCGCTGGCCACCGCGATCGGCCGCATCCCCCAGCTGGCCAGCATTTCCACCAGGATCCGCCGGTTGGTGGCGTTATCATCCACCACCAGCACCGGCAAACCCCGGGCGTCCAGAATCTCCCGCGGCAGCGGCTCGGCGGGACCGGATTGCCGGCCTAAGCGGGCGGTGAAATGGAAGGTACTGCCCCGCCCGACCTCGCTCTCCAGCCAAATGCGCCCGCCCATCATGGCCACCAGCCGCGAGCAAATGGCCAGCCCCAGCCCGGTGCCGCCGTACTTGCGGGTGGTGGAGCTGTCCGCCTGGGCGAAGGCGTCGAAGATCGAGCGCTGTTTGTCGGCGGGGATGCCGATGCCGGTGTCCTTGACCTTGACATGGAGGATCACTTCCTGCTCGGTCTGCGCGTCCACCGCCACGTCCACCAGCACCTCGCCGCGGTCGGTGAACTTGATGGCGTTGCCCACCAGGTTGATCACGATCTGGCAGAAGCGACCCACGTCGCCCACCAGCTGGTCGGGGACTTCCGGTGGCACGTGGCAGGCCAGCTCCAGGCCCTGTTTGTGGGCGCGCAGGGCCAGGGTTTTGATCACCCCCTCCAGGCTGTCCCGTAGATTGAAGTCGATCGGCTCCAGATCCAGCTTGCCCGCCTCGATCTTGGAGAAATCGAGGATGTCGTTGATCAACCGGAGCAGCGAATCGGCCGACTCCCGAGCCATCATGAGATACTCGCGCTGCTCGGGGTCGAGCTTTGTATCCAGCGCCAACTCAATCATGCCAATGACGCCGTTGATGGGGGTACGGATCTCATGGCTCATGTTGGCCAGGAAATCGCTCTTGGCGCGGCTCGCCGCCTCGGCGGCCTGCTGGGCGCGGCGCCAGCCGATGTCGTAGTCCACCCCGCGCCATTTGATCACCCGGCCGGCGCCATTGCGGATCGGGATGCCGGAGGATTCGGTATACACCTCGTGCCCGTCCTTGTGGCGGTAGCGGTTGATAATCCTGGAGAAGGGTCGCGGCGGTTGGTCGGCCGAATTGGACTTAGGCGGTTCCACGAAGAATTCATGGTAGTGGTGGCCGAGGATTTCGGCGGGCTCGTAGCCCAATATCTCTTTGACCGCGGGGCTGGTGAAAGTGTACCGGCCCTCGGCGTCCTGCTCCCAGATCCATTGGCAACTCATCTCCGCCACCTGGCGGAAACGCTCCTCGCTTTCCCGGAGCCGGGCGTTGGCCTCGGCGATCTCGGCGGTGCGCCGGCGCACCCGTAGCTCGAGGCCGGCGGCCAGGGGGCGGACGCGGGTCCGCACCAGCCAGGTGCCCCCGGCGATGAGGGCGCCGATCAGGCTCAGCACCAGGAAGAACCGGGCACCGATGGCACCGTACAGCTCTTGGGCGTCGATCTTGAGCACCGCCGCCAGGCCCAAGTTGGACAGCGGCCGGTAGGCGCCCAGCACCCGCTGGCC is a genomic window of Candidatus Methylocalor cossyra containing:
- a CDS encoding PP2C family protein-serine/threonine phosphatase, with amino-acid sequence MKILIAEDEAVSRHLLQRYLERLGFQVVAAADGAEAWRRFEADDFAIVISDWLMPEMDGLDLIRRIRAHPSRGYVYTILVTVKFEKRDLVAAMEAGADDFITKPFDPEELRVRVRAGQRVVELESALFRSLEELKQAHLREMETGARIQKALLQGYPPHIPPGLRVAACTLPSEHIDGDFYDFYLHHHRCLDILVGDVMGKGVPAALLGAGIKYSFARALGRLMVSLERDRLPEPEEIVSLVHAEMTPQFIRLESFATLCYARFDLDRHFVTFVDCGHPKTLHFRAQTRVVETLQGENLPLGFTEQEIYRQVARPFDLGDVFVFYSDGLTEAQNHAGDFFEAGRLAELVARHGELDPADLIERIRDEVAAFSDATTFTDDLTCVVVKIEPWPSRSRWRSASPRVSETAFQLASAGEDLHQAEAT
- a CDS encoding hybrid sensor histidine kinase/response regulator → MMTRTHDLSPGLELPSRRWPALPALCGVALLLLGLAALWGWAFQIAWLKSLIPGLATLKANSALGFVLAGVALTNLGAPQSQAARGLVLACAITILAVSGLTLVEHVSGRDLGIDQLLFPDRDTPAALHPGRLATASTVGLLLAGLALLSLPFAARHPSLATLSKVCAYAVAAIGAIALIGYGINFNFLYTWYAFGSMGLNTALGLVLLGAGLGAAQRQAGAVGDDVKITRLATVLLACAAGFTGLAVAAIIEREVERALEKGLRIGLESQVAQVEAGIQRQVTPAAIVAARPDLRERLHTLLGAPDRPDRQAALQAALEDFMPYGFSAVAVELPDGRTVASLGDRLEQPALAMPGPAVGAMTTELLWQGGFYLRQRLALGEGPDTLGTLVTEEPLPNLTRIALGTEYLGSSTEFLLCRTDGPDRFRCFPSRLTPHPFTIEASHHGPEPLLRQAFENRTGFGAALDYRGQRVLGAYRPLSNLGLAAVLKIDAQELYGAIGARFFLVLSLIGALIAGGTWLVRTRVRPLAAGLELRVRRRTAEIAEANARLRESEERFRQVAEMSCQWIWEQDAEGRYTFTSPAVKEILGYEPAEILGHHYHEFFVEPPKSNSADQPPRPFSRIINRYRHKDGHEVYTESSGIPIRNGAGRVIKWRGVDYDIGWRRAQQAAEAASRAKSDFLANMSHEIRTPINGVIGMIELALDTKLDPEQREYLMMARESADSLLRLINDILDFSKIEAGKLDLEPIDFNLRDSLEGVIKTLALRAHKQGLELACHVPPEVPDQLVGDVGRFCQIVINLVGNAIKFTDRGEVLVDVAVDAQTEQEVILHVKVKDTGIGIPADKQRSIFDAFAQADSSTTRKYGGTGLGLAICSRLVAMMGGRIWLESEVGRGSTFHFTARLGRQSGPAEPLPREILDARGLPVLVVDDNATNRRILVEMLASWGMRPIAVASGKAALSELERLAAGGAPLPLVLLDAMMPEMDGFELAARIKEHPELARATIMMLSSAAQPGEAARCRELGIAAYLMKPVRHSDLLETILASLQRVRDSAPPARPAGPALPRHRPLRVLLAEDNPVNQRLVVRLLEKRGHSVVLAQDGKEALAAWAGAPFDLILMDVQMPEMDGFEATAVIREQEKKTHTHVPIIAMTAHAMKGDRERCLAAGMDAYISKPLQARQLFELLETLPAARPQPPAAEATEAPAFDRDAALARVEGDETLLQDIVALFLEQTPGLLANLEEAIRRRDARGLERAAHALKGSVGNFAAKPAFDLAVRLERMGKEGNFTQAEPVFRELVENIHRLEADLTTFRRAEKVPLAQQ